The following proteins are co-located in the Parafannyhessea umbonata genome:
- a CDS encoding tetratricopeptide repeat protein translates to MNQQAYEAGKNAYKQGDLATAVAQLTAAKAPGEVSGAIDHLLGNCLMKLGRFTEAANSYADALRDVNYGHSGALACNRGRALIAAGKPQEAIASLTLAVKDEDYATPYKAYTALGNAYMRVGNVRDAGVAYRNAAIDEKNPDPSSALRSLGGCFMQMGRAVDAVEAYRTALDFSSPQNSQNAIYGDLGLAYVAANRMTEAVDAFNRATADGSYTLRPEAQAAYDAAKKAVSAISDGGPSETDAFLAAAGYGTGAAIDPLDPTGQTGEFMPSPEDTGFFSVKEEDLVAQDKKARKERKVRRKKSHRGLKVFLTILIILLIAAGAAGFAYYRGYGFPTQQSVVEDLFEAGASGKDISPYLESGLSSDERAQVRSLLPTGSSSVSIDGLDKSMSKSTAMVTVTLSAGGEQSYKISLVRDGIGWKVKSVAPVYASGDGKDASVSDTSTSASGTTAQNSGTDVSTSDASASEGASTGTISTGE, encoded by the coding sequence ATGAATCAGCAAGCATACGAGGCCGGTAAGAACGCGTACAAGCAGGGCGATCTTGCCACGGCGGTGGCCCAGCTCACCGCGGCGAAGGCGCCGGGCGAGGTCTCGGGCGCCATCGACCACCTGCTTGGCAACTGCCTCATGAAGCTCGGACGCTTCACGGAGGCGGCGAACTCCTATGCGGATGCGCTCAGGGACGTGAACTACGGACACTCCGGCGCGCTCGCCTGCAATCGCGGCCGCGCCCTCATAGCGGCCGGCAAGCCGCAGGAGGCAATCGCCTCGCTTACCCTCGCCGTGAAGGACGAGGACTATGCGACGCCGTACAAGGCGTACACCGCGCTTGGCAACGCGTACATGCGCGTCGGGAACGTGCGCGACGCTGGCGTCGCATACCGCAACGCAGCAATCGACGAGAAGAACCCCGACCCCAGCTCCGCTCTCCGCAGCCTGGGCGGCTGCTTCATGCAGATGGGGCGTGCGGTCGACGCCGTGGAGGCGTATCGTACCGCGCTGGACTTCTCGTCCCCGCAGAACAGCCAGAACGCCATCTACGGCGACCTCGGCCTGGCGTACGTCGCGGCGAACCGCATGACCGAGGCCGTCGACGCGTTCAATCGCGCGACGGCGGACGGGTCGTACACGTTGCGGCCGGAGGCACAGGCGGCCTACGACGCCGCGAAGAAGGCCGTCTCTGCGATTTCCGATGGCGGTCCGTCTGAGACGGACGCATTTCTCGCCGCGGCGGGATACGGCACTGGCGCCGCGATCGACCCGCTCGACCCCACGGGCCAGACGGGGGAGTTCATGCCCTCTCCCGAGGACACGGGATTCTTTTCCGTCAAGGAGGAGGACCTCGTCGCGCAGGACAAGAAGGCGCGCAAGGAGCGCAAGGTCCGCCGCAAGAAGAGCCATCGCGGGCTGAAGGTGTTCCTCACCATCCTCATCATCCTGCTGATTGCGGCCGGCGCCGCGGGATTCGCATATTACAGGGGCTACGGCTTCCCGACGCAGCAGTCGGTCGTCGAGGACCTCTTCGAGGCGGGGGCCTCTGGAAAGGACATCTCGCCCTATCTCGAGTCCGGTCTCTCGAGTGACGAGAGGGCTCAGGTCAGGAGCCTGCTCCCGACTGGCTCCTCCAGTGTCTCTATTGATGGGCTGGACAAGTCGATGAGCAAATCGACTGCCATGGTGACGGTGACGCTGTCCGCCGGTGGCGAGCAGAGCTACAAGATTTCGCTCGTGAGGGACGGCATCGGCTGGAAGGTGAAGTCCGTCGCTCCGGTGTACGCGTCTGGCGATGGCAAGGACGCCTCTGTCAGCGACACGAGCACCTCCGCATCCGGCACGACCGCTCAGAATAGTGGAACTGACGTGTCCACGAGCGATGCGAGCGCTTCTGAGGGCGCCTCTACGGGTACCATTTCCACGGGCGAATAG
- a CDS encoding peptidylprolyl isomerase gives MGFFSEPVYTPEYEVAGDEVAVFDTSKGTIRVSLDGEGAPIHVANFCELASAGFYDGLKFHRYVPDFVIQGGCPNTRDMTPEQVASGMPGPDGMPGTGGPGYRIKHEYDVNPRNSHVDGALAMARSQNPDSAGSQFYFCLGAQHFLDPNYTVFGNTIEGMDVISKLRAGDLIRYIRIEHAQR, from the coding sequence ATGGGATTCTTTTCCGAACCCGTCTACACGCCCGAGTACGAGGTGGCCGGTGACGAGGTCGCCGTCTTCGACACGAGCAAGGGGACTATCCGCGTAAGTCTCGACGGAGAGGGCGCCCCCATCCACGTCGCAAACTTCTGCGAGCTTGCGAGCGCGGGCTTCTACGATGGGCTGAAGTTCCACCGCTACGTCCCGGACTTCGTGATCCAGGGCGGATGCCCGAACACGAGGGACATGACCCCCGAGCAGGTCGCGTCTGGTATGCCCGGGCCTGACGGCATGCCGGGCACGGGCGGCCCCGGCTATCGCATCAAGCACGAGTACGACGTAAACCCACGCAACAGCCACGTTGACGGTGCCCTTGCCATGGCGCGCTCCCAGAACCCGGACTCCGCAGGCTCCCAGTTCTACTTCTGCCTTGGCGCACAGCACTTCCTCGACCCGAACTACACGGTGTTTGGAAACACGATCGAGGGGATGGACGTCATCTCCAAGCTGCGCGCGGGAGACCTCATCCGGTACATCAGGATTGAGCACGCGCAGCGATAG
- a CDS encoding zinc ribbon domain-containing protein has product MSPRGSCAFDRSDLEVSVICPNCGSNVPDGLKKCPACHADMVRVVVERDADETWCKSCGSLVPRGQLVCPCCGMPVDSGDDQDFAERAIEAGDATGDLSSDSEQTNVMPRIESAIPSEDDETSTVAEHDRLPRAKVMIITMATAVAAVSGLVLLITHPWNPGAFDDRAKTDASTSMAGYPGAIKELKGQDKGSSQKSAKSGDDATYEALSKAYKRLKTLEKKVDENEDLFNDVAYSGSQEQRNSGKSKAEAISLEISNLIGDIKDVDVTSGTYADDEKNLLTLGNYMRNRMDALYEAWKRSAMSDNPQTDKSLIEEPLKDGGASVTASYKKLFDDNYDDWKPTKKSSQ; this is encoded by the coding sequence GTGTCCCCGCGAGGCTCTTGCGCCTTCGATCGAAGCGACCTGGAGGTCAGTGTGATTTGCCCTAACTGTGGATCAAACGTGCCAGACGGGCTGAAGAAGTGCCCCGCGTGCCATGCGGACATGGTCCGCGTCGTCGTCGAGCGCGACGCGGACGAGACGTGGTGCAAGAGCTGCGGCTCCCTTGTTCCGAGGGGACAGCTCGTGTGCCCGTGCTGCGGCATGCCGGTCGACTCCGGGGACGACCAGGACTTCGCGGAGCGCGCCATAGAGGCCGGAGACGCCACGGGCGACCTGTCGAGCGACAGCGAGCAGACGAACGTGATGCCCAGGATCGAGAGTGCCATACCGTCCGAGGACGACGAGACGAGCACGGTCGCGGAGCACGACCGCCTGCCAAGGGCGAAGGTCATGATCATCACGATGGCGACGGCCGTCGCGGCGGTGAGCGGCCTCGTGCTGCTGATAACCCACCCCTGGAACCCCGGGGCGTTCGACGACAGGGCGAAGACGGACGCGAGCACGTCCATGGCCGGCTACCCCGGCGCGATCAAGGAGCTGAAGGGACAGGACAAGGGTTCGAGCCAGAAGTCCGCGAAGAGCGGGGACGACGCCACCTACGAGGCGCTCTCGAAGGCGTACAAGAGGCTCAAAACGCTCGAGAAGAAGGTCGACGAGAACGAGGACCTGTTCAACGACGTCGCGTACTCCGGCTCCCAGGAGCAGAGGAACTCCGGCAAGAGCAAGGCGGAGGCGATCTCGCTCGAGATCAGCAACCTCATAGGCGACATAAAGGACGTGGACGTGACGTCGGGCACGTACGCAGACGACGAGAAGAACCTCCTCACGCTTGGCAACTACATGCGCAACAGGATGGATGCCCTGTACGAGGCATGGAAGCGCTCCGCGATGTCTGACAACCCGCAGACGGACAAGTCGCTCATCGAGGAGCCCCTGAAGGACGGCGGGGCATCGGTTACGGCGAGCTACAAGAAGCTGTTCGACGACAACTACGATGACTGGAAGCCGACGAAGAAAAGCTCCCAGTGA
- the acnA gene encoding aconitate hydratase AcnA: protein MTVSKEFEAAVRAARHPKTLEAAGAGYAVYDVSGVPGAERLPRALVVLLENCVRRAATDEEAVELASRVVEAGLAGEQGREIQFMPSRVLFQDFTGVPVFVDFAAMRDAMLERGGDPSKVSPRIPCTLVVDHSVIADVTGTEDAALQNQRKEAQRNRERFAFLKWAANSFDNVRIVPPGEGICHQLNMERFSQVVGTDALAADDCPVACFDTLVGTDSHTTTANGLGVLGWGVGGIEAEAAALGKPISMLVPPVVALRLTGALRDGVSGMDLALTVAQLLRAEGVVGTLVEVTGDGVQTLTATQRACVANMTPEYGATTTLFPVDERSVEYLRLTGRSSAQIELIRSYLGMQGVFGETHGRTYAREVTLDLASVEPSLAGPSRPHDRVTPAGLPERFSKGLAAHGVKDPAARFDVALGEKSVSLGHGAIAIAAITSCTTATDPAMMVGAGILAKKAVERGLTPKPWVKKVLAPGSRVTSLMLERAGLTGALRKLGFYTCGFGCMSCIGNSGDIPESLKELSSSMELTSVLSGNRNFEGRISPYVSQNYLMQPALVVAYSLVGTVDVDLAHEAVGVGGDGSEVMLKDIMPTNEEIAAVLDEVLTPELFREGARGLFEGSSVWRDINAGSSDTFGWDEDSTYVRRAPYFDDAKHRDVVEVSGARALALLGDFVTTDHISPAGAIAADSPAARYLLEHGVKPEDFNTYGSRRGNHEVMMRGTFANVKLSNALAEGRKGGWTRDFIDGEVKSIFDASVDYAEHGVPLVVVAGKLYGSGSSRDWAGKGPALLGVRAVIAQSFERIHRSNLVQMGVLPLQLKEGESAETLGLDGTETYDVSPVDVSEGLPAERTATVTATRRDGTKIVFECVVRVDTPMEGDYLSSGGILPYVLDELAE from the coding sequence ATGACAGTGAGTAAAGAGTTCGAGGCCGCCGTCAGGGCTGCCAGGCACCCCAAGACGCTCGAGGCGGCAGGCGCCGGCTACGCGGTGTACGACGTGTCCGGCGTGCCGGGCGCGGAGCGGCTGCCCAGGGCGCTTGTGGTGCTTCTGGAGAACTGCGTGCGCCGCGCCGCCACGGACGAGGAGGCCGTAGAGCTCGCGAGCCGCGTGGTAGAGGCGGGCCTTGCCGGCGAGCAGGGCCGCGAGATCCAGTTCATGCCGTCGCGCGTGCTGTTTCAGGACTTCACCGGCGTGCCCGTCTTCGTGGACTTCGCGGCCATGCGCGACGCGATGCTCGAGCGCGGCGGCGACCCGTCGAAGGTGAGCCCGCGCATCCCGTGCACCCTCGTGGTGGACCACTCCGTCATCGCGGACGTGACGGGAACCGAGGACGCCGCCCTCCAGAACCAGCGCAAGGAGGCCCAGCGCAACCGCGAGCGCTTCGCGTTCCTTAAGTGGGCCGCGAACTCCTTCGACAACGTGCGCATCGTGCCGCCCGGGGAGGGCATCTGCCACCAGCTGAACATGGAGCGCTTCAGCCAGGTCGTGGGAACCGACGCGCTTGCCGCGGACGATTGTCCGGTCGCGTGCTTCGACACGCTCGTGGGCACGGACTCCCACACGACGACGGCAAACGGCCTCGGCGTGCTCGGCTGGGGCGTCGGCGGCATCGAGGCGGAGGCTGCGGCACTGGGCAAGCCAATCTCCATGCTCGTGCCGCCCGTCGTGGCGCTCAGGCTCACGGGAGCGCTCCGCGACGGCGTGAGCGGCATGGACCTCGCGCTCACCGTGGCGCAGCTCCTGCGCGCAGAGGGCGTCGTCGGCACGCTCGTGGAGGTCACGGGCGACGGCGTCCAGACGCTTACCGCGACGCAGCGCGCGTGCGTCGCGAACATGACGCCGGAGTACGGCGCCACGACGACGCTCTTCCCCGTGGACGAGCGCTCCGTCGAGTACCTGCGGCTCACGGGCAGAAGCAGCGCCCAGATCGAGCTCATCCGCTCCTACCTCGGGATGCAGGGCGTCTTCGGCGAGACGCACGGCCGCACGTACGCTCGCGAGGTCACGCTCGACCTCGCGAGCGTCGAGCCGAGCCTCGCCGGCCCGTCGCGCCCGCACGACCGCGTGACGCCCGCAGGCCTGCCGGAGCGCTTCTCCAAGGGTCTTGCCGCGCACGGCGTGAAGGACCCCGCCGCCCGCTTCGACGTGGCGCTGGGCGAGAAGAGCGTGAGCCTGGGTCACGGCGCCATCGCCATCGCGGCCATCACCAGCTGCACCACGGCGACGGACCCCGCGATGATGGTGGGGGCAGGCATCTTGGCGAAGAAGGCCGTCGAGCGCGGCCTTACGCCGAAGCCCTGGGTGAAGAAGGTGCTGGCTCCGGGCTCGCGCGTCACGTCGCTCATGCTCGAGCGCGCGGGGCTGACGGGCGCCCTCAGGAAGCTCGGCTTCTACACCTGCGGATTTGGCTGCATGAGCTGCATCGGCAACTCGGGCGACATCCCGGAGTCGCTGAAGGAGCTCTCGTCGAGCATGGAGCTCACGAGCGTGCTTTCCGGCAACCGCAACTTCGAGGGCCGCATATCGCCGTACGTGAGCCAGAACTACCTCATGCAGCCGGCGCTCGTCGTGGCGTACTCGCTCGTCGGCACGGTGGACGTCGACCTCGCGCACGAGGCGGTCGGCGTGGGCGGGGACGGAAGCGAGGTCATGCTGAAGGACATCATGCCCACGAACGAGGAGATCGCGGCCGTGCTGGACGAGGTCCTCACCCCGGAGCTCTTCCGCGAGGGCGCGCGAGGGCTGTTCGAGGGGTCGAGCGTGTGGCGTGACATCAACGCGGGCTCGAGCGACACGTTCGGGTGGGACGAGGACTCCACCTACGTGAGGAGGGCGCCGTACTTCGACGACGCGAAGCACCGCGACGTCGTGGAGGTGAGCGGGGCACGGGCGCTCGCCCTTCTCGGCGACTTCGTGACGACTGACCACATATCGCCCGCGGGAGCGATCGCTGCGGACTCGCCGGCAGCCCGCTACCTGCTCGAGCACGGCGTCAAGCCGGAGGACTTCAACACGTACGGCAGCCGTCGAGGCAACCACGAGGTCATGATGCGCGGCACGTTCGCGAACGTGAAGCTCTCGAACGCGCTCGCGGAGGGGCGCAAGGGCGGCTGGACGCGCGACTTCATCGACGGCGAGGTCAAGAGCATCTTCGACGCGTCCGTGGACTACGCGGAGCATGGGGTTCCGCTCGTCGTCGTGGCCGGCAAGCTGTACGGCTCGGGGTCGAGTCGCGACTGGGCGGGGAAGGGCCCGGCGCTTCTGGGCGTGCGTGCCGTCATAGCGCAGAGCTTCGAGCGTATCCACCGCTCGAACCTGGTGCAGATGGGCGTGCTTCCCCTGCAGCTGAAGGAAGGGGAGAGTGCGGAGACCCTCGGGCTCGACGGGACGGAGACGTACGACGTGTCCCCCGTGGACGTGAGCGAGGGGCTTCCGGCCGAGCGCACGGCGACCGTCACGGCGACGAGGCGGGACGGCACGAAGATTGTGTTCGAGTGCGTCGTGAGGGTGGACACGCCGATGGAGGGGGACTATCTTTCATCGGGCGGCATCCTGCCCTACGTGCTGGACGAGCTCGCAGAGTAG
- a CDS encoding HAD-IC family P-type ATPase has translation MERGDGGTYLGEGGRAASGLTDEQVAERVRAGQVNANADVKTKSVWQILGEHTFTLFNAVNVAMAALVVSTGSYKNVAFMAVVVSNLVIGVFQEIRAKRKVDRLSILTAKDVCVLRAGEKRHVPVSAVVRDDVVLLAHGDQVPADGVVLEGSPRMDESLLTGESNAIEKAVGDEVLSGSFVDSGAFAYRVTRVGRDAYAAQINAEAKYVKRVRSEILSTLSAIIRLGTIALVPLGAGLFARIILMGRYGYDDAVLQTVAAVVGMIPQGLVLLTSSVFAIATTRLASRSVLVQQSYCVETLARVDVLCLDKTGTITTGAMEVAEVRGDAAQAAVTIAAANEADANETARAILEYGRARGVEALAVTRAVPFSSKTKCSGCVTADGTALVMGAAQFVMGSAFGRVEDEVRSFPGLMRVLVVARVDGFARDGAAVGTPRVLGFLGIRDQIRPTAARTMGYFREQGVDIRVISGDDPRTVSNIAAAVGVPGAEKCVDASTLETDEDVEAAVAACRVFGRVTPHMKRRLVRTLHEAGHVVAMTGDGVNDVLALKDADCSVAMASGSAAARNVAEIVLADNDFAHLPEVVAEGRRSINNLQRSASLFLMKTVYSAVLALVCIVLPPYPFIPVQMSLVSTAIIGTPSFLLALEPNHERVRGRFLTNVLSRSLPASVAIILAIVASIATAKLMGWPDGVMSTVCMFQMFAVGIALIYRISRPLNPLRVGVICVVVAIVVAGTTVGAGFFSVVSPTFNSAVTSVAIAAAAIVLFNRLYDESVAEAGPRGLVGFLIRKLEALDDSE, from the coding sequence TTGGAGCGAGGCGACGGAGGCACGTATCTGGGCGAGGGCGGGCGCGCTGCGTCCGGCCTGACGGACGAGCAGGTCGCGGAGCGCGTGCGCGCCGGGCAGGTGAACGCGAACGCGGACGTGAAGACGAAGTCCGTGTGGCAGATCCTTGGCGAGCACACGTTCACGCTGTTCAACGCAGTGAACGTCGCGATGGCGGCCCTGGTGGTGTCCACGGGCTCGTACAAGAACGTCGCGTTCATGGCCGTGGTCGTAAGCAACCTCGTCATAGGCGTCTTTCAGGAGATCCGCGCGAAGCGCAAGGTGGACAGGCTGTCGATCCTGACCGCGAAGGACGTGTGCGTGCTGCGCGCGGGCGAGAAGCGCCACGTGCCGGTGTCGGCAGTCGTGCGGGACGACGTGGTCTTGCTTGCCCACGGCGACCAGGTGCCGGCCGACGGCGTGGTGCTGGAGGGCAGTCCGCGCATGGACGAGAGCCTGCTGACGGGCGAGAGCAACGCCATCGAGAAGGCCGTGGGCGACGAGGTGCTGTCCGGCTCGTTTGTGGACTCCGGCGCGTTTGCGTACCGTGTGACGCGCGTGGGGCGCGACGCCTACGCGGCGCAGATCAACGCGGAGGCAAAGTACGTGAAGCGGGTGCGCTCCGAGATACTCTCCACGCTGTCCGCGATCATCAGGCTCGGCACCATCGCGCTCGTGCCGCTTGGCGCGGGGCTGTTTGCGCGCATCATCCTCATGGGCCGCTACGGCTACGACGACGCGGTGCTGCAGACCGTTGCGGCCGTGGTGGGCATGATCCCGCAGGGGTTGGTGCTGCTTACGTCGAGCGTGTTCGCCATCGCGACGACGCGGCTCGCGTCCAGGAGCGTGCTGGTGCAGCAGTCGTACTGCGTCGAGACGCTCGCGCGCGTGGACGTGCTCTGCCTGGACAAGACGGGCACCATCACGACGGGCGCCATGGAGGTGGCGGAGGTGCGCGGCGACGCGGCGCAGGCCGCGGTCACGATCGCCGCCGCGAACGAGGCGGACGCGAACGAGACGGCGCGCGCGATCCTGGAGTACGGCAGGGCGCGGGGCGTGGAAGCGCTTGCGGTCACGAGGGCTGTGCCCTTCTCGTCCAAGACGAAGTGCTCCGGATGCGTCACGGCGGACGGGACGGCGCTGGTGATGGGCGCAGCGCAGTTTGTGATGGGTTCTGCGTTTGGGCGGGTGGAGGACGAGGTCCGCTCCTTCCCGGGCCTCATGCGCGTGCTGGTGGTTGCGCGCGTGGACGGCTTTGCACGGGACGGCGCCGCGGTAGGGACGCCGCGCGTGCTCGGCTTCCTGGGCATACGCGACCAGATTCGCCCGACGGCAGCGCGCACCATGGGCTACTTCCGCGAGCAGGGCGTTGACATCCGCGTCATTTCCGGCGACGACCCGCGCACGGTGTCCAACATCGCGGCGGCCGTGGGGGTGCCGGGGGCCGAGAAGTGCGTGGACGCCTCGACCCTGGAGACGGACGAGGACGTGGAGGCCGCCGTGGCCGCATGCCGCGTGTTCGGCCGCGTCACGCCCCACATGAAGCGGCGGCTGGTGCGCACGCTGCACGAGGCGGGCCACGTGGTCGCCATGACGGGTGACGGCGTGAACGACGTGCTTGCCCTGAAGGACGCGGACTGCTCCGTCGCCATGGCGTCGGGTTCGGCCGCGGCCAGGAACGTGGCCGAGATCGTGCTTGCGGACAACGACTTCGCACACCTGCCGGAGGTTGTGGCGGAGGGAAGGCGCTCCATCAACAACCTGCAGCGCTCCGCGTCGCTCTTCCTCATGAAGACCGTGTACTCCGCCGTGCTCGCCCTCGTGTGCATCGTGCTGCCGCCGTACCCGTTCATCCCCGTGCAGATGTCGCTCGTGTCCACGGCCATCATCGGCACGCCGTCGTTTTTGCTGGCGCTGGAGCCCAACCACGAGCGCGTGCGGGGCAGGTTCCTCACGAACGTGCTGTCGCGCTCGCTGCCGGCGTCCGTGGCGATCATCCTCGCGATCGTGGCTTCCATCGCGACGGCAAAACTCATGGGCTGGCCGGACGGCGTCATGTCGACGGTCTGCATGTTCCAGATGTTCGCCGTCGGCATCGCGCTCATCTACCGAATCTCGCGGCCGCTGAACCCCTTGCGCGTGGGCGTCATCTGCGTGGTGGTCGCGATCGTGGTCGCGGGAACGACGGTGGGGGCGGGGTTCTTCTCGGTCGTTTCGCCTACGTTTAATTCTGCTGTCACGTCCGTCGCGATCGCGGCGGCAGCGATAGTCTTGTTCAACAGGTTGTACGACGAATCCGTTGCGGAGGCCGGCCCCAGGGGCCTCGTCGGGTTCCTCATAAGGAAGTTGGAGGCGCTTGATGACAGTGAGTAA
- the aroF gene encoding 3-deoxy-7-phosphoheptulonate synthase, giving the protein MIAIVKDSATPEQLSHFVRWIEDRGFKTNVSRGENETIVGIIGDTTQIDPFLLESMDIIDQVRRVSEPFKKANRKFHPEDTVVDCGHGVLVGGGNFQVIAGPCSVEGKGLIDIARAVKRSGATMLRGGAYKPRTSPYSYQGMGEKGLDILLEASAELDMPVVTEVMDPRDVQLFLDKGIDVMQIGARNAQNFPLLREVGKTRTPVLLKRGMSETIDELLMGAEYIMSEGNPNVILCERGIRTFETRTRNTFDVNAIPVVHHLSHLPIIGDPSHSTGYTRYVRPAAYAATAAGADGLEIEVHDNPSQAWSDGAQALTPAQFDDAMRRIRVIREAICQDLDEGGVEA; this is encoded by the coding sequence ATGATCGCAATCGTTAAGGACTCGGCCACGCCAGAGCAGCTGAGCCACTTCGTCAGGTGGATCGAGGACCGCGGCTTCAAGACGAACGTCTCGAGGGGCGAGAACGAAACCATCGTCGGCATCATCGGCGACACCACGCAGATCGACCCGTTCCTCCTGGAGTCCATGGACATCATCGACCAGGTACGCCGCGTCTCCGAGCCGTTCAAGAAGGCAAACCGCAAGTTCCACCCCGAGGACACCGTCGTCGACTGCGGCCACGGCGTGCTCGTGGGCGGCGGCAACTTCCAGGTCATCGCCGGCCCGTGCTCCGTCGAGGGCAAGGGCCTGATCGACATCGCCCGCGCCGTGAAGCGCTCCGGCGCAACGATGCTGCGCGGCGGCGCGTACAAGCCCCGCACCAGCCCGTACTCGTACCAGGGCATGGGCGAGAAGGGCCTCGACATCCTGCTCGAGGCGTCCGCGGAGCTCGACATGCCCGTCGTCACGGAGGTGATGGACCCTCGTGACGTCCAGCTCTTCCTGGACAAGGGAATCGACGTCATGCAGATCGGCGCCCGCAACGCCCAGAACTTCCCGCTTCTGAGGGAAGTCGGAAAGACCCGCACCCCCGTGCTGCTGAAGCGCGGCATGTCCGAGACCATCGACGAGCTCCTCATGGGTGCGGAGTACATCATGAGCGAGGGCAACCCCAACGTAATCCTGTGCGAGCGCGGCATCCGCACGTTCGAGACCCGCACGCGAAACACATTCGACGTGAACGCCATCCCCGTGGTGCACCACCTGTCGCACCTGCCCATCATCGGCGACCCCAGCCACTCCACCGGCTACACGCGCTACGTGCGCCCCGCCGCGTACGCCGCGACGGCCGCCGGCGCGGACGGCCTCGAGATCGAGGTCCACGACAACCCGTCCCAGGCATGGTCCGACGGCGCCCAGGCGCTCACGCCGGCGCAGTTCGACGATGCGATGCGTCGCATCCGCGTCATCCGCGAGGCGATCTGCCAGGACCTCGACGAGGGCGGGGTCGAGGCGTGA
- a CDS encoding prephenate dehydrogenase, which yields MAQSTYVADRVGVVGLGLMGGSFAKAEHEGGREVYAWNRTHATVELAEIETIDGELTNDVIPTCELIILAGYPQVSIDWLQKMADLISPGAIVIDTVGVKRVICEKCFAIAEGHDWTFVGCHPMAGTQYSGFAHSRANMFHGAPMVVVPPQMDDFDRASVLERLKHLLEPCGFGSFTLSTAAFHDEQIAYTSQLAHVVSNAYVKSPAAQSHKGFSAGSYKDLTRVARLNAPMWRELFLDNADNLSREIGTLIDNLQQYKDAIDARDGQGLEALLAEGDRLKKEAERR from the coding sequence ATGGCGCAGTCGACCTACGTTGCGGACAGGGTCGGCGTCGTCGGCCTCGGCCTCATGGGCGGCTCGTTCGCCAAGGCGGAGCACGAGGGCGGCCGCGAGGTGTACGCGTGGAACCGCACCCACGCCACCGTGGAGCTCGCAGAGATCGAGACCATCGACGGCGAGCTCACGAACGACGTCATCCCCACGTGCGAGCTCATCATCCTCGCGGGCTACCCCCAGGTCTCCATCGACTGGCTGCAGAAGATGGCAGACCTCATCTCGCCCGGAGCCATCGTCATCGACACCGTTGGCGTGAAGCGCGTCATATGCGAGAAGTGCTTCGCCATCGCCGAGGGCCACGACTGGACGTTCGTGGGCTGCCACCCCATGGCGGGCACCCAGTACTCCGGCTTCGCGCACTCCCGCGCGAACATGTTCCACGGCGCGCCGATGGTGGTCGTGCCGCCCCAGATGGACGATTTCGACCGCGCAAGCGTGCTCGAGCGCCTGAAGCACCTGCTCGAGCCATGCGGCTTCGGATCGTTCACGCTCTCCACCGCGGCCTTCCACGACGAGCAGATCGCGTACACGTCGCAGCTGGCGCACGTCGTGTCCAACGCGTACGTCAAGAGCCCCGCGGCCCAGAGCCACAAGGGCTTCTCCGCCGGCTCGTACAAGGACCTCACGCGCGTCGCACGCCTGAACGCCCCCATGTGGCGCGAGCTGTTCCTCGACAACGCGGACAACCTCTCGCGCGAGATCGGGACCCTGATCGACAACCTCCAGCAGTACAAGGACGCGATCGACGCGCGCGACGGGCAGGGGCTCGAGGCCCTTCTCGCCGAGGGCGACCGCCTGAAGAAGGAGGCCGAGCGCAGATGA